The proteins below are encoded in one region of Enhydrobacter sp.:
- a CDS encoding DsbA family oxidoreductase: MDKTAPAARIDVISDAICPWCYIGKRQLEKALERLAQEQLRFSVMWHPYQLNPDMPTEGVDRATYRAAKFGGAERAQAIDRRITETAATVGLEFHLEKLTRTPNTLNAHRLIRYAAQQGVQDGVVEALFKGYFCDGADLGDPELLAAIGGAGGLDPDAVWKMLASDEGRREVLAHDQMARNAGIQGVPSFALQGHVLFSGAIPAEEMVGTFRQAWDILKNRAA, encoded by the coding sequence ATGGACAAGACCGCTCCCGCCGCGCGGATCGACGTCATCTCCGATGCGATCTGTCCCTGGTGCTATATCGGCAAGCGCCAGCTCGAAAAGGCGCTCGAGCGCCTGGCGCAGGAGCAGCTCCGCTTCAGCGTGATGTGGCATCCCTATCAGCTCAATCCCGACATGCCGACCGAAGGGGTCGACCGCGCGACCTATCGGGCGGCGAAGTTCGGCGGCGCCGAACGCGCGCAGGCGATCGATCGGCGCATCACCGAAACCGCCGCGACCGTGGGTCTGGAATTCCATCTGGAGAAGCTTACGCGCACACCGAACACGCTGAATGCCCATCGGCTGATCCGCTACGCTGCGCAGCAGGGGGTGCAGGACGGTGTCGTCGAGGCGCTGTTCAAGGGCTATTTCTGCGACGGCGCCGATCTCGGCGATCCCGAGCTGCTGGCCGCGATCGGCGGCGCCGGCGGCCTCGACCCGGATGCCGTGTGGAAGATGCTGGCGAGCGACGAGGGCCGGCGCGAGGTGCTGGCCCACGACCAGATGGCGCGCAATGCCGGTATCCAGGGCGTGCCGAGCTTCGCTCTCCAGGGTCATGTTCTCTTCTCCGGCGCGATTCCGGCCGAGGAGATGGTCGGCACCTTCCGCCAGGCCTGGGACATCCTGAAGAACCGCGCGGCGTAG
- a CDS encoding SDR family NAD(P)-dependent oxidoreductase gives MQEPRYRSALIVGTGPGLSASLARLFAKHGLTVAVAARQTDKLAALAAETGASVHRCNAAEPADVAALFAAVEAKGETPDVVVYNASARLRAPLVELAPEDVKRAIEVSAFGAFLVSQQAARRMLPKGRGAILLTGATAGVKGFPLSATFAMGKFALRGLAQSMARELAPKGIHVAHFVIDGGIRSAARPVPSDPPDSLLDPDAIAETYWAVLQQHRSAWSWEVEVRPWVEKF, from the coding sequence ATGCAAGAGCCCCGCTACCGTTCCGCCCTGATCGTCGGCACCGGCCCGGGCCTCAGCGCGTCGCTGGCACGCCTGTTTGCCAAGCACGGGCTGACCGTGGCGGTGGCCGCCCGCCAGACCGACAAGCTCGCGGCCCTGGCGGCGGAGACCGGCGCAAGCGTGCACAGGTGCAACGCCGCCGAGCCGGCCGATGTTGCGGCGCTTTTCGCCGCGGTCGAGGCGAAGGGCGAGACGCCCGATGTCGTGGTCTACAACGCCAGTGCGCGCCTGCGCGCCCCGCTGGTCGAGCTCGCTCCGGAGGATGTGAAGCGCGCAATCGAGGTCAGCGCATTCGGCGCCTTCCTGGTTTCGCAGCAGGCGGCACGGCGCATGCTCCCGAAGGGGCGTGGCGCCATCCTGCTCACCGGCGCCACGGCGGGCGTCAAGGGATTCCCGCTTTCGGCCACCTTCGCCATGGGCAAGTTCGCGCTGCGTGGCCTCGCCCAGTCGATGGCGCGCGAGCTGGCGCCGAAGGGAATCCACGTGGCCCACTTCGTGATCGATGGCGGCATCCGAAGCGCGGCGCGGCCCGTGCCGTCCGATCCGCCCGACAGCCTGCTCGATCCCGATGCCATCGCCGAGACCTACTGGGCCGTGCTGCAGCAGCATCGCAGTGCCTGGAGCTGGGAGGTCGAGGTCCGGCCGTGGGTGGAAAAGTTCTAG
- a CDS encoding DUF3617 family protein, which produces MKPPISTMTVLFLAGLGAALPALAQVEPPHRKPGMWEQSLELSGGKSMTMQMCIDEETERQYSAMGRNRPGCTHEFHKIPGGYSFKGTCDGKTATGTAIGDFDKAIKVEVDSEGTHMTSNLKYLGPCPADRKAGDVVIPGGRVVNIKDLPH; this is translated from the coding sequence ATGAAACCTCCAATATCGACCATGACCGTTCTGTTCCTGGCGGGCCTCGGCGCGGCCTTGCCGGCACTGGCCCAGGTCGAGCCGCCCCATCGCAAGCCGGGCATGTGGGAGCAATCGCTTGAGCTGTCGGGCGGCAAATCGATGACGATGCAGATGTGCATCGACGAGGAAACCGAGAGACAATATTCGGCCATGGGCAGGAACAGGCCGGGCTGCACCCACGAGTTCCACAAAATCCCCGGCGGCTATTCGTTCAAGGGCACCTGCGACGGCAAGACGGCGACCGGCACCGCGATCGGCGACTTCGACAAGGCGATCAAGGTCGAGGTCGACAGCGAGGGCACGCACATGACGTCCAACCTCAAGTATCTCGGCCCCTGTCCGGCCGATCGCAAGGCCGGCGACGTGGTCATACCCGGCGGCCGGGTGGTGAACATCAAGGATCTGCCGCACTGA
- a CDS encoding HAD family phosphatase has translation MFPKPVKAALFDMDGLLIDTEAVYIDALQAAAAAMGLEMPLDFCHSMIGIPGPICDGMIRDFYGPGFELETFSDHFDAHTARVFDAGMPVKPGTVELLDFLVARGLPLGIATSSSQATVAKHLGRAGLIDYFKAIATRDDVPRSKPHPDVYLEAARRLGVAPENCLAFEDSNTGLTAAHAAGTMAIMVPDILQPTDEVRAKCLHIASDLHAVLHLLRKGTPVVGVSAADP, from the coding sequence ATGTTCCCGAAACCTGTGAAGGCGGCGCTGTTCGACATGGACGGCCTGCTGATCGACACCGAGGCCGTCTATATCGATGCCCTGCAGGCCGCCGCCGCGGCGATGGGGCTCGAGATGCCGCTCGACTTCTGCCATTCCATGATCGGCATCCCCGGCCCGATCTGCGACGGCATGATCCGCGATTTCTACGGTCCCGGCTTCGAGCTGGAGACCTTCTCCGACCATTTCGACGCACACACCGCGCGCGTCTTCGACGCGGGAATGCCGGTCAAGCCGGGCACGGTCGAGTTGCTCGACTTCCTGGTCGCACGCGGCCTGCCGCTCGGCATCGCGACCTCCTCGAGCCAGGCGACCGTTGCCAAGCACCTTGGCCGCGCGGGCCTGATCGACTACTTCAAGGCGATCGCCACGCGCGACGATGTCCCGCGCAGCAAGCCGCATCCCGACGTCTATCTCGAGGCGGCCCGCCGGCTCGGCGTCGCGCCCGAGAACTGCCTTGCCTTCGAGGACTCCAATACCGGCCTTACCGCGGCGCATGCCGCCGGCACGATGGCCATCATGGTGCCCGACATCCTGCAGCCCACCGACGAGGTGCGGGCGAAGTGCCTGCACATCGCGTCCGATCTTCACGCGGTCCTGCACCTGCTGCGGAAAGGGACGCCGGTCGTCGGCGTCAGTGCGGCAGATCCTTGA